The Pagrus major chromosome 17, Pma_NU_1.0 genome includes a region encoding these proteins:
- the LOC141011543 gene encoding thrombospondin-3a-like — translation MGRTVVVPVLLTVLCVGLTAGASDGPDVQVIDVLGLQDSKQSVAAVEKLSGGLSTLSDVYVVSTFRLPAKLGGVLLGVYSKQDNRKYLELAVMGKINKGERSNFNPSNFI, via the exons ATGGGTCGCACTGTGGTGGTCCCGGTTCTGCTGACAGTCCTCTGTGTTGGACTGACGGCGGGAGCATCGGACGGACCGGACGTTCAAG tgaTCGACGTGTTGGGTCTCCAGGACTCCAAGCAGAGCGTGGCGGCGGTGGAGAAGCTGTCGGGCGGTCTGAGCACGCTCAGTGACGTCTACGTGGTGTCCACGTTTCGCCTGCCGGCCAAGTTGGGCGGAGTCCTGCTGGGCGTCTACAGCAAACAGGACAACAGGAAGTACCTGGAGCTCGCCGTCATGGGCAAGATCAATAAAGGTGAGAGATCCAACTTCAACCcgtcaaactttatttaa
- the LOC141012563 gene encoding metaxin-1-like: MAAPDELFCWEGDWGLPSVDTDCLVVLAYAQFAGAPLKLRKMSNPWRSPSGSLPALRTNQKETLSRPSDIIIHLRKQKFNADYDLSAKEGADSLAFISLMEEKLRPALIYAFWIEPKNYVDLTRRWYAEHMPFPLNFFLPGRMQRGQLEKLRLLRGDESLEAGEELEKELYRDAAECMDLLSQRLGSHKFFFGDSPSSLDAYVFGHLAPILKSKLPSGKLQQHLKSLDNLNNFCTNILLLYFPRDGRESSTQKTSSQPEGGDFDHVPNKRKKQFLSALVALGAMLSYALLTGIVSIQHAQQEALEAPPDLETIESHEEEEGDG, encoded by the exons ATGGCGGCGCCCGACGAGTTGTTTTGCTGGGAAGGAGACTGGGGTTTACCGTCCGTCGACACCGACTGTCTGGTGGTTCTG gcCTACGCTCAGTTTGCCGGCGCTCCTCTCAAACTCAGGAAGATGTCGAACCCGTGGAGGAGTCCCAGCG GATCACTTCCTGCTCTGAGGACCAATCAGAAAGAGACTCTGTCCAGGccctctgacatcatcatccATCTCAGAAAGCAG aaatTCAACGCAGACTACGACCTGTCGGCTAAAGAAGGAGCTGACAGCCTGGCCTTCATCTCTCTGATGGAGGAGAAGCTCAGACCTGCTCTG ATCTACGCGTTCTGGATCGAGCCGAAGAACTACGTGGACCTGACTCGCCGCTGGTACGCAGAGCACATGCCGTTCCCTCTGAACTTCTTCCTGCCTGGACGGATGCAGCGAGGTCAGCTGGAAAAACTGCGACTGCTGCGAGGAGATGAGAGCCTGGAGGCcggagaggagctggagaaggag ttgtACCGTGATGCTGCAGAGTGTATGGACCTGCTGTCCCAACGACTCGGCTCACACAAGTTCTTCTTCGGTGACTC GCCTTCGTCTCTGGACGCCTACGTGTTCGGTCACTTGGCGCCCATCCTCAAGTCCAAACTGCCCAGCGGGAAACTGCAGCAGCATCTGAAGTCTCTGGACAACCTGAACAACTTCTGCACCAACATCCTGCTGCTCTACTTCCCCCGAGACGGCCGAG AGAGCTCCACTCAGAAGACGTCCTCTCAGCCTGAAGGCGGAGACTTTGATCACGTCCCCAACAAGCGGAAGAAGCAGTTCCTGTCGGCTCTCGTGGCTCTCGGTGCCATGCTGAGCTACGCCCTCCTGACCGGCATCGTGTCCATCCAACACGCCCAGCAGGAGGCGCTGGAGGCGCCGCCGGACCTGGAGACCATTGAATCccacgaggaggaggagggagacggttga